GCTGCTCTGGGGCCTTGTTGCCAAGCAGATCCGCCGCTGGCAGGCGTACCGCCGCACCGTTCTCGAGCTCTCGCAGCTCGACGACCGCACGCTCGCCGACATCAACGTGACCCGTGGCGAGATCGTCCACGTCGCGCGTCAGGCGGCTGCCGCGGCCTGATGGACCGGACGATCCGGTGAGGCAAGCCTCACTGGCCTGATCGTCCACCAC
Above is a window of Ancylobacter sp. WKF20 DNA encoding:
- a CDS encoding DUF1127 domain-containing protein; this translates as MLLWGLVAKQIRRWQAYRRTVLELSQLDDRTLADINVTRGEIVHVARQAAAAA